In Penaeus chinensis breed Huanghai No. 1 chromosome 26, ASM1920278v2, whole genome shotgun sequence, a single genomic region encodes these proteins:
- the LOC125039018 gene encoding alpha-(1,3)-fucosyltransferase C-like, translated as MNFKKVIPVAVLGASLLIILQFPYYETVRRPFSWPVVAASLATGGRGEESPRPLPPALEESPRPLPSALEGSPRVQLGETRLKKVVVLAPKYFRLGNSKMLLSQGCPEWRCLITSNASEAESADAVVFTRFTGLNSVPRKRHAHQRYIWVNHESPVNTKRFIKKKHFFNWTNTYHTKSDLFTPYGALVPLTAKKLPVRAPSPSDSRSTFLKYKQDLEAGVSLEDDSSQDWSAFLRRPQLAAWLVSHCRTSSHRERYVKQLQKYIPVSVFGRCSKKRCVRSKLCFTTVLAPNYSFYLSFENSICNDYVTEKVWNALQYGLVPVVLGGANYSSILPPNSYIDANKLKPEHLAKLLKSIAASPREYGRYHLWRLYWKVMQGFWPHCELCYKLHNDHNVTIYSNVDTWWNAVGKCRGSTVI; from the exons ATGAACTTTAAGAAAGTAATTCCCGTGGCCGTCCTAGGCGCCTCCCTCCTGATCATCCTGCAGTTCCCGTATTACGAGACCGTCCGGCGCCCCTTCTCCTGGCCAGTCGTTGCAGCGAGCCTGGCAACGGGGGGACGCGGTGAAGAATCGCCACGCCCCTTGCCTCCGGCGCTTGAAGAATCGCCACGCCCCTTGCCTTCGGCGCTTGAAGGATCGCCACGCGTCCAGCTAGGCGAGACCCGGCTCAAGAAAGTGGTCGTCCTCGCGCCCAAGTACTTCAGACTGGGGAACAGCAAGATGCTTTTGTCCCAGGGCTGTCCTGAGTGGCGGTGCCTCATCACCTCGAACGCGAGCGAGGCTGAAAGCGCAGACGCCGTTGTCTTCACCAGGTTTACAGGTCTGAACTCGGTGCCCAGGAAGCGCCATGCCCACCAGCGCTACATCTGGGTGAACCACGAATCGCCAGTGAACACCAAgagatttataaagaaaaaacatttctttAACTGGACTAACACGTACCACACGAAGTCGGATCTCTTCACCCCCTACGGAGCGCTCGTGCCGCTTACGG CAAAGAAGCTTCCCGTGCGAGCCCCGAGCCCCAGCGACAGCAGAAGCACTTTCCTCAAGTACAAGCAGGACCTCGAGGCCGGAGTCTCGCTCGAGGACGACTCGAGCCAAGACTGGTCGGCCTTTCTCCGTCGCCCTCAACTGGCGGCGTGGTTGGTCTCGCACTGCCGCACTTCCTCGC ATCGCGAGAGGTACGTGAAGCAACTGCAAAAGTACATTCCAGTGTCCGTGTTTGGGAGATGCAGCAAGAAGAGGTGTGTAAGGTCTAAGTTGTGCTTCACTACGGTCCTGGCTCCAAACTACTCGTTCTACCTGTCCTTTGAGAACAGCATCTGTAACGATTACGTAACGGAAAAG GTTTGGAATGCTCTGCAGTACGGGCTGGTGCCTGTCGTGTTAGGGGGAGCTAACTACTCGTCCATTCTTCCTCCCAATTCCTACATTGACGCCAACAAGTTAAAACCGGAACATCTCGCAAAGCTTCTTAAaag tattgCGGCTTCCCCTCGCGAGTATGGCCGTTACCACCTATGGAGACTTTATTGGAAAGTAATGCAAGGTTTTTGGCCTCACTGTGAACTTTGCTACAAGTTGCACAACGACCATAATGTCACCATTTACTCGAACGTGGATACCTGGTGGAACGCCGTTGGGAAATGTAGAGGATCAACTGTcatctaa
- the LOC125038959 gene encoding zinc finger protein 277-like isoform X2, whose amino-acid sequence MHLLLGDCDWGDSQFLPPSHFQTRILSGQSRQHCEWGTVVEHLRREIELLCLCCEKTFKTPVLLREHMRKKQHRSLNPKNKMYDKFYLLNYLEPGTPWQEAKQRHDTENETECLDITPQETEQDCLWTDWREDVSTSMTCLFCSFTTSKVPDGLYHHMKNYHQFDFEYSTKNLTFYQKVMVINFIRTRLRDLQCLACQAPFPTLHSLQEHMTEAGHCVLPSSSVWEHQQFLIPVMNNDGLLCHLEDVEVEDEDKIIPEDLCEYKNSVLEDDKLREEIKGTEEKELDIPVMCLFCHYTVSGEESHTQICGHMQEFHSFDFTDVMSGLPFYSQVKLINFMRWKTAKNECYMCSHSFKSTYNLEEHRVISDHLVVPPSSLFEDERWLQPVLEGDGLLQRLREDGDSDEELDSFDLCQEETVFGEDIQIPSSILSNGAIRQELLENMKDLVIEDHDL is encoded by the exons ATGCATCTACTGCTCGGAGACTGTGACTGGGGGGATAGCCAATTCCTTCCACCATCTCACTTTCAAACACGGATTCTCTCTGGGCAATCCCGACAACATTGTGAATGGGGCACGGTTGTTGAACATCTTAGAAGAGAAATTGA ATTACTATGCCTTTGCTGTGAGAAGACCTTCAAGACACCGGTCCTGCTGCGAGAACACATGAGGAAGAAACAGCACCGTTCTCTGAACCCTAAGAATAAGATGTATGACAAGTTTTACCTTCTGAATTATCTAGAG CCGGGCACACCATGGCAAGAGGCAAAGCAACGCCACGAcacagagaacgagacagagtgTTTAGACATCACGCCGCAGGAGACAGAACAAGATTGCCTCTGGACGGACTGGAGGGAGGACGTGAGCACCTCTATGACTTGCCTCTTCTGCAGCTTCACCACCTCCAAG gtTCCTGATGGGCTTTATCATCACATGAAGAATTATCATCAGTTTGACTTCGAGTACAGTACAAAGAACCTCACCTTCTATCAGAAAGTTATGGTCATCAACTTCATTCGGACACGT CTTAGGGACCTTCAGTGTCTTGCGTGTCAAGCTCCTTTTCCAACTCTGCATAGTTTGCAAGAACACATGACAGAAGCTGGTCACTGTGTCCTTCCCAGCAGTTCAGTTTGGGAACACCAACA GTTCCTTATACCAGTAATGAACAACGATGGTCTACTCTGCCATTTGGAGGACGTGGAGGTTGAGGATGAAGATAAG ATCATACCAGAGGACTTGTGCGAGTACAAAAACTCTGTGCTGGAAGATGACAAGCTCAGAGAAGAAATCAAAGGCACCGAAGAAAAGGAACTGGACATCCCAGTCATGTGCCTCTTCTGCCATTACACAGTGTCAGGAGAGGAATCGCACACACAGATCTGCGGACACATGCAGGAGTTCCATTCCTTTGACTTTACAGATGTAATGAGTGGTTTGCCTTTCTACAGCCAAGTCAAACTTATCAATTTCATGAGGTGGAAG ACTGCAAAGAATGAATGTTACATGTGCAGTCACAGTTTTAAAAGTACATATAACCTGGAAGAACATCGTGTGATATCAGACCACTTGGTGGtgcctccatcttctctcttcgaGGATGAAAG GTGGTTACAGCCAGTCTTGGAAGGAGATGGGCTGCTGCAGAGACTGCGAGAAGATGGTGACTCTGACGAGGAGCTTGACAGTTTCGATCTTTGCCAAGAGGAG ACGGTGTTTGGTGAAGACATTCAAATTCCATCTTCCATCCTCAGTAATGGTGCAATAAGACAGGAGTTACTGGAAAACATGAAGGATCTGGTAATAGAGGACCATGATTTGTGA
- the LOC125038959 gene encoding zinc finger protein 277-like isoform X1 has translation MLDTHCFSILEEEFISLIFLNPNRYVLYWNKLRTLDLRDYCIVFNTNGEPGSKMPSETFYLLCKKLPEDKRLRATLSQLKLRYIINQKEKERRDETFSRKCIYCSETVTGGIANSFHHLTFKHGFSLGNPDNIVNGARLLNILEEKLSKLLCLCCEKTFKTPVLLREHMRKKQHRSLNPKNKMYDKFYLLNYLEPGTPWQEAKQRHDTENETECLDITPQETEQDCLWTDWREDVSTSMTCLFCSFTTSKVPDGLYHHMKNYHQFDFEYSTKNLTFYQKVMVINFIRTRLRDLQCLACQAPFPTLHSLQEHMTEAGHCVLPSSSVWEHQQFLIPVMNNDGLLCHLEDVEVEDEDKIIPEDLCEYKNSVLEDDKLREEIKGTEEKELDIPVMCLFCHYTVSGEESHTQICGHMQEFHSFDFTDVMSGLPFYSQVKLINFMRWKTAKNECYMCSHSFKSTYNLEEHRVISDHLVVPPSSLFEDERWLQPVLEGDGLLQRLREDGDSDEELDSFDLCQEETVFGEDIQIPSSILSNGAIRQELLENMKDLVIEDHDL, from the exons ATGTTGGACACACATTGTTTTTCCATACTCGAGGAAGAAtttatctctctcatatttttaaaCCCAAACAGATATGTTCTCTACTGGAATAAACTTCGTACTCTGGATCTCAGAGATTATTGCATTGTCTTTAATACCAATGGTGAGCCAGGTTCTAAAATGCCAAGCGAGACTTTCTATCTCTTGTGTAAGAAGCTTCCCGAAGATAAAAGATTAAGGGCAACTCTTAGTCAGCTGAAATTA AGGTACATTATCaaccagaaagaaaaagagaggagagacgaaacaTTCTCGCGGAAATGCATCTACTGCTCGGAGACTGTGACTGGGGGGATAGCCAATTCCTTCCACCATCTCACTTTCAAACACGGATTCTCTCTGGGCAATCCCGACAACATTGTGAATGGGGCACGGTTGTTGAACATCTTAGAAGAGAAATTGAGTAA ATTACTATGCCTTTGCTGTGAGAAGACCTTCAAGACACCGGTCCTGCTGCGAGAACACATGAGGAAGAAACAGCACCGTTCTCTGAACCCTAAGAATAAGATGTATGACAAGTTTTACCTTCTGAATTATCTAGAG CCGGGCACACCATGGCAAGAGGCAAAGCAACGCCACGAcacagagaacgagacagagtgTTTAGACATCACGCCGCAGGAGACAGAACAAGATTGCCTCTGGACGGACTGGAGGGAGGACGTGAGCACCTCTATGACTTGCCTCTTCTGCAGCTTCACCACCTCCAAG gtTCCTGATGGGCTTTATCATCACATGAAGAATTATCATCAGTTTGACTTCGAGTACAGTACAAAGAACCTCACCTTCTATCAGAAAGTTATGGTCATCAACTTCATTCGGACACGT CTTAGGGACCTTCAGTGTCTTGCGTGTCAAGCTCCTTTTCCAACTCTGCATAGTTTGCAAGAACACATGACAGAAGCTGGTCACTGTGTCCTTCCCAGCAGTTCAGTTTGGGAACACCAACA GTTCCTTATACCAGTAATGAACAACGATGGTCTACTCTGCCATTTGGAGGACGTGGAGGTTGAGGATGAAGATAAG ATCATACCAGAGGACTTGTGCGAGTACAAAAACTCTGTGCTGGAAGATGACAAGCTCAGAGAAGAAATCAAAGGCACCGAAGAAAAGGAACTGGACATCCCAGTCATGTGCCTCTTCTGCCATTACACAGTGTCAGGAGAGGAATCGCACACACAGATCTGCGGACACATGCAGGAGTTCCATTCCTTTGACTTTACAGATGTAATGAGTGGTTTGCCTTTCTACAGCCAAGTCAAACTTATCAATTTCATGAGGTGGAAG ACTGCAAAGAATGAATGTTACATGTGCAGTCACAGTTTTAAAAGTACATATAACCTGGAAGAACATCGTGTGATATCAGACCACTTGGTGGtgcctccatcttctctcttcgaGGATGAAAG GTGGTTACAGCCAGTCTTGGAAGGAGATGGGCTGCTGCAGAGACTGCGAGAAGATGGTGACTCTGACGAGGAGCTTGACAGTTTCGATCTTTGCCAAGAGGAG ACGGTGTTTGGTGAAGACATTCAAATTCCATCTTCCATCCTCAGTAATGGTGCAATAAGACAGGAGTTACTGGAAAACATGAAGGATCTGGTAATAGAGGACCATGATTTGTGA